The following are encoded in a window of Apteryx mantelli isolate bAptMan1 unplaced genomic scaffold, bAptMan1.hap1 HAP1_SCAFFOLD_33, whole genome shotgun sequence genomic DNA:
- the LOC136996283 gene encoding olfactory receptor 14C36-like — MSFPRWTVPCAQKKQMSNSSSPNEFLLRAFADTRELQLLHFSLFLGLYLAALLGNGLIITAIACDHRLHTPMYFFLLNLSVFDLGTISTSVPKSMAISLWNSRAISYSGCAAQVFFPVIFILAEYFLLTVMAYDRFVAICRPLHYGTLMGSRACAKMAAAVWGSGILNAVLHTANTFSLPLCRGNAVEQFYCSLPQLHRLSCSGSYLRESGVTVVSACVVLGCFIFIVLSYVQIFTAVLRIPSEQGRHKAFSTCLPHLAVVSLFVSTLMFAQLSLSISSPAQDLVMAVLYSVVPPIVNPLIYSMRNKELKDALRKLIQWVQCRHQ; from the coding sequence atgtctttccctcgCTGGACAGTCCCCTGTGCCCAgaagaagcaaatgtccaacagcagctccccgaacgagttcctcctccgagcatttgcggacacacgggagctgcagctcttgcacttctcgctcttcctgggcctctacctggctgccctcctgggcaatggcctcatcatcacagccatagcctgtgaccaccgcctccacacccccatgtacttcttcctcctcaacctctccgtcTTCgatcttggcaccatctccacctctgtccccaaatccatggccattTCCCTCTGgaacagcagggccatttcctactcaggatgtgctgcccaggtctttttccctgtcattttcattttggctgagtactttcttctcaccgtcatggcctatgatcgctttgttgccatctgcagacccctgcactatgggaccctcatgggcagcagagcttgtgccaaaatggcagcagctgtctggggaagtggtattctcaatgctgtgctgcacactgcaaataccttttcactaccactctgccgagGGAATGCCGTGGAGCAGTTTTACTGTTCACTTCCCCAGCTCCACAGGCTCTCCTGTTCgggctcctacctcagggaatctggagttactgtggttagtgcctgtgtagtccttgggtgtttcatttttattgtgctgtcctacgtgcagatcttcaccgctgtgctgaggatcccctctgagcagggacggcacaaagccttttccacgtgcctccctcatctggccgtggtctccctgtttgtcagcactctcaTGTTTGCCCAGCTCAGTttgtccatctcctccccagctcaggatctggtgatggcggttctgtactcggtggttcCTCCAatagtgaaccctctcatctacagcatgaggaacaaggagctcaaggatgcgctgaggaaactgatccaatgggtgcaatgtcggcaccaataa